A region from the Populus trichocarpa isolate Nisqually-1 chromosome 18, P.trichocarpa_v4.1, whole genome shotgun sequence genome encodes:
- the LOC7476297 gene encoding putative E3 ubiquitin-protein ligase LIN-1 isoform X2 produces the protein MATTTASQILHHTTAFLSETLSQPHDHRHHLLSTLRREAPSSNKTTTIKPLNLAVENLENAISTTNPSIRSSSLRLAQKVLLSYPDSLLSSLLLSLIYTLNNRPTNASISLLNIFHLDPSLARSQIAPVLFEELFLVHLLPVLRWFNEQRSRILSSLTLDWGYDSDENSIGDVSIVVPCTKLLSKMSGDQALELKELESIYEEVIDENCKVFAKYFKEVVTNGDENRMITPPSVILKELRKVDKSEVSDEISKMEELGFMNGRYNPMWTEGERSVDFLSFSGASKSKYSSPSYPQRVSPETIKNISCRRSTAFPTSLNSDSEPELSLEDNMASSGASSSCCSESEAEIEENNRKMALFEPTQSETQKQKQATVADFSSTSSEHSMADTDSSPGGGKHTPPKDFVCPITSHIFDDPVTLETGQTYERRAIQEWLERGNSTCPITRQKLNCTQLPKTNYVLKRLIASWKEQNPAGMVSIPPETQQKKTEPSFMSKEIPSSTSPNSVIIQTTIDGTISELRLAITNLCMSEILNESEMAVLQIERFWLEAAMEFDIQSMLSKPPVINGFVEVLLNSADPLVLKATIFLLSELGSRDKGVIHTLTRVDSDVDCIVALFKKGLLEAVVLIYLLRPPTMSLLEMDMVESLLTAIKNKEDDMLKMCLKPKTASVLLLGQILGSSEDSIISSIASAIISTKVIESIIDSLQAEQTERIAAVGILLKCMLEDGKCRNTVADKAELAPVLDSFMSASDGERFEIVQFLYELVKLNRRTFNEQILHIIKDEGEFCSMHIFLSYLQVTLPDQSPVVAGLLLQLDLLVEPRKMSIYREEAIESLISSLRNSEFPAAQIAAAETIVSLQGRFTVSGKSLTRAFLLKQAGHGKIYKNLMRMEQLGKLSGEIEENLEEEKAAEEWERKMAFALVSYEFGLLFEALAEGMRSRCAELRSACFVSATWLVHMLGILPDTGIRAAARVCFLKLLIEIFTSSKDIEHKVLSLVALNSFIKDPEGLHDLTSSMKDIKKDLRELRKSSSLAVEILKVLSAGHDSSIAELWTHNELVQVDCSGNGEVLSITFYNDKIFSGHSDGTIKVWTGKGSILHLIQEIREHTKAVTSLAVLQPGEKLYSGSLDRTARVWSIGNESLTCVQVHDMKDQVHNLVVANGICCFIPQGAGVKVHSWNGGSKLLNPNKYVKCLSLVHGKLYCGCQDSSIQVFWFSGN, from the exons atggcAACCACCACAGCGTCCCAAATCCTCCACCACACCACTGCCTTCCTCTCCGAAACCCTCTCCCAACCTCATGACCACCGCCACCATCTTCTCTCCACTCTCCGCCGCGAAGCCCCATCATCCAAcaaaaccaccaccatcaaACCTCTGAATTTAGCAGTTGAGAATCTCGAAAACGCCATCTCTACTACCAATCCTTCCATTCGATCATCTTCTCTACGCCTCGCCCAAAAGGTTCTCCTCTCGTATCCGGATTCCCTCCTTTCCTCCTTACTTCTCTCTCTCATCTACACCCTCAACAACCGGCCCACCAATGCCTCCATAAGTCTCCTTAACATCTTCCATCTAGACCCTTCATTGGCTCGATCACAGATTGCTCCTGTTCTCTTTGAGGAGCTGTTTTTAGTCCATCTTCTACCAGTTCTTCGATGGTTTAATGAGCAAAGATCAAGGATTTTGTCCTCTTTAACATTGGATTGGGGTTATGATAGTGATGAAAATTCAATAGGTGATGTTTCAATTGTTGTTCCTTGTACGAAGTTGCTGTCAAAGATGAGTGGTGATCAAGCATTGGAGTTGAAGGAGTTAGAAAGCATATACGAGGAGGTTATTGATGAGAATTGCAAAGTTTTTGCCAAGTATTTTAAGGAGGTTGTAACCAACGGTGATGAAAATAGAATGATAACGCCACCATCGGTGATCTTGAAGGAGTTGAGGAAAGTTGATAAATCTGAAGTGAGTGATGAAATTAGCAAGATGGAGGAACTCGGCTTTATGAATGGACGGTACAAT CCAATGTGGACTGAAGGAGAAAGATCTGTTGATTTCCTTAGTTTTAGCGGGGCTAGCAAATCCAAGTATTCTTCACCATCCTATCCTCAAAGGGTCTCTCCAGagaccataaaaaatatcagcTGTAGAAGATCGACAGCATTTCCCACATCGTTAAATTCTGATTCTGAGCCTGAGTTGTCTTTAGAAGACAATATGGCCTCTTCTGgtgcatcttcttcttgttgttcggAATCCGAAGCTGAAATTGAG gaaaacaacagaaaaatgGCATTGTTTGAGCCCACACAAAGcgaaacccaaaaacaaaagcagGCTACCGTTGCAGATTTCAGTAG TACTTCTTCAGAACATTCAATGGCCGATACAGATAGCTCACCTGGCGGAGGAAAACATACCCCTCCCAAGGACTTCGTCTGTCCGATAACAAGTCATATATTTGATGATCCAGTGACTCTTGAGACAGGACAGACTTATGAACGTAGGGCGATCCAAGAATGGCTTGAAAGAGGAAACTCAACATGCCCAATCACACGGCAGAAGTTGAATTGCACCCAGCTACCTAAAACAAACTATGTGCTCAAAAGGCTTATAGCAAGCTGGAAAGAACAGAATCCTGCAGGTATGGTCTCCATTCCACCAGAAACTCAACAGAAGAAGACAGAGCCAAGCTTCATGTCAAAAGAAATTCCTTCAAGTACTTCACCAAATAGTGTCATTATCCAGACCACCATTGATGGCACAATCAGTGAGCTGAGACTTGCCATTACAAATCTTTGTATGTCAGAAATTTTGAATGAGTCCGAAATGGCTGTTCTTCAAATAGAGAGATTTTGGTTGGAGGCAGCCATGGAATTTGATATTCAAAGTATGCTTTCCAAACCTCCCGTTATCAATGGATTTGTGGAGGTCCTTCTCAATTCTGCTGATCCTCTTGTACTGAAAGCAACAATTTTTCTCTTGTCTGAGTTGGGTTCGAGAGACAAAGGTGTAATCCATACACTTACAAGAGTTGATTCTGACGTGGACTGCATTGTGGCCCtcttcaagaagggtttgctGGAGGCTGTTGTTTTGATATATCTATTGAGGCCCCCTACCATGAGCCTACTTGAGATGGACATGGTCGAATCCCTCCTAACAGCCATTAAGAATAAAGAGGATGATATGCTTAAGATGTGTCTGAAACCAAAAACAGCATCAGTGCTTTTATTGGGACAGATCCTTGGTAGCAGTGAAGATAGTATTATTTCTTCAATTGCCAGTGCCATTATCTCAACAAAAGTGATCGAAAGTATTATTGACAGCTTGCAAGCTGAGCAGACGGAGAGGATTGCAGCAGTTGGGATCTTATTGAAATGCATGCTGGAGGATGGGAAATGCAGAAACACCGTTGCGGATAAAGCTGAGTTAGCCCCTGTTTTGGACAGCTTCATGAGTGCAAGTGATGGCGAGAGATTTGAGATTGTTCAGTTCCTCTATGAATTAGTCAAATTAAACAG GAGGACATTCAATGAGCAAATTCTTCACATCATTAAGGATGAAGGGGAATTTTGTTCAATGCACATCTTCCTAAGTTATTTACAGGTTACTCTTCCAGATCAGTCTCCTGTAGTGGCTGGTCTCCTGCTCCAACTTGATCTTCTG GTTGAGCCGAGAAAGATGAGTATATATCGTGAAGAAGCAATAGAGAGCCTCATTTCAAGCCTCAGGAATTCTGAATTTCCTGCTGCTCAAATAGCAGCTGCGGAGACGATTGTGTCATTGCAAGGGAGGTTCACTGTCTCTGGAAAGTCCCTAACCCGAGCTTTTCTTCTGAAACAAGCTGGACATggaaaaatttacaaaaatcttATGCGAATGGAGCAACTCGGAAAACTTTCtggagaaattgaagaaaacttg GAAGAAGAGAAGGCAGCTGAAGAATGGGAAAGAAAAATGGCCTTTGCTCTAGTAAGCTATGAGTTTGGTCTCCTCTTTGAAGCTTTAGCAGAAGGCATGAGGAGTAGATGTGCAGAGTTACGTTCAGCATGCTTTGTGTCAGCAACTTGGCTTGTACATATGCTTGGCATTCTTCCAGACACAGGGATACGAGCAGCAGCTCGAGTTTGCTTTCTCAAGCTCCTCATTGAAATATTCACGTCTTCGAAGGACATTGAACACAAAGTCCTTTCATTGGTGGCTCTAAACAGCTTCATCAAGGACCCTG AGGGGCTGCATGACCTTACTTCATCCATGAAAGATATTAAGAAAGATCTGAGAGAGCTTAGAAAATCTTCATCCTTGGCAGTTGAAATTCTAAAAGTTCTCTCAGCTGGCCATGACTCTAGTATTGCT GAATTATGGACTCATAATGAATTAGTTCAAGTAGATTGCAGTGGGAATGGAGAAGTGCTTTCAATTACTTTCTACAATGACAAGATATTTTCTGGACATTCAGATGGAACTATAAAG GTTTGGACTGGTAAAGGTAGCATTCTTCATCTCATCCAAGAAATTCGAGAACACACCAAGGCTGTCACTAGCTTGGCAGTATTACAGCCGGGAGAGAAATTATACAGTGGTTCACTGGATAGAACTGCAAGG GTATGGTCTATTGGCAACGAATCTTTGACTTGTGTACAAGTACATGATATGAAGGACCAGGTTCATAATTTAGTGGTAGCCAATGGAATTTGTTGCTTCATTCCACAAGGAGCTGGTGTCAAG GTTCACTCATGGAATGGAGGATCCAAATTATTGAATCCAAATAAATATGTAAAGTGCTTGTCTCTAGTACATGGAAAACTATACTGTGGATGCCAAGACAGTAGTATTCAG GtattttggttttcaggaaattGA
- the LOC7476297 gene encoding putative E3 ubiquitin-protein ligase LIN-1 isoform X3 produces MATTTASQILHHTTAFLSETLSQPHDHRHHLLSTLRREAPSSNKTTTIKPLNLAVENLENAISTTNPSIRSSSLRLAQKVLLSYPDSLLSSLLLSLIYTLNNRPTNASISLLNIFHLDPSLARSQIAPVLFEELFLVHLLPVLRWFNEQRSRILSSLTLDWGYDSDENSIGDVSIVVPCTKLLSKMSGDQALELKELESIYEEVIDENCKVFAKYFKEVVTNGDENRMITPPSVILKELRKVDKSEVSDEISKMEELGFMNGRYNPMWTEGERSVDFLSFSGASKSKYSSPSYPQRVSPETIKNISCRRSTAFPTSLNSDSEPELSLEDNMASSGASSSCCSESEAEIEENNRKMALFEPTQSETQKQKQATVADFSSTSSEHSMADTDSSPGGGKHTPPKDFVCPITSHIFDDPVTLETGQTYERRAIQEWLERGNSTCPITRQKLNCTQLPKTNYVLKRLIASWKEQNPAGMVSIPPETQQKKTEPSFMSKEIPSSTSPNSVIIQTTIDGTISELRLAITNLCMSEILNESEMAVLQIERFWLEAAMEFDIQSMLSKPPVINGFVEVLLNSADPLVLKATIFLLSELGSRDKGVIHTLTRVDSDVDCIVALFKKGLLEAVVLIYLLRPPTMSLLEMDMVESLLTAIKNKEDDMLKMCLKPKTASVLLLGQILGSSEDSIISSIASAIISTKVIESIIDSLQAEQTERIAAVGILLKCMLEDGKCRNTVADKAELAPVLDSFMSASDGERFEIVQFLYELVKLNRRTFNEQILHIIKDEGEFCSMHIFLSYLQVTLPDQSPVVAGLLLQLDLLVEPRKMSIYREEAIESLISSLRNSEFPAAQIAAAETIVSLQGRFTVSGKSLTRAFLLKQAGHGKIYKNLMRMEQLGKLSGEIEENLEEEKAAEEWERKMAFALVSYEFGLLFEALAEGMRSRCAELRSACFVSATWLVHMLGILPDTGIRAAARVCFLKLLIEIFTSSKDIEHKVLSLVALNSFIKDPEGLHDLTSSMKDIKKDLRELRKSSSLAVEILKVLSAGHDSSIAELWTHNELVQVDCSGNGEVLSITFYNDKIFSGHSDGTIKVWTGKGSILHLIQEIREHTKAVTSLAVLQPGEKLYSGSLDRTARVWSIGNESLTCVQVHDMKDQVHNLVVANGICCFIPQGAGVKVHSWNGGSKLLNPNKYVKCLSLVHGKLYCGCQDSSIQ; encoded by the exons atggcAACCACCACAGCGTCCCAAATCCTCCACCACACCACTGCCTTCCTCTCCGAAACCCTCTCCCAACCTCATGACCACCGCCACCATCTTCTCTCCACTCTCCGCCGCGAAGCCCCATCATCCAAcaaaaccaccaccatcaaACCTCTGAATTTAGCAGTTGAGAATCTCGAAAACGCCATCTCTACTACCAATCCTTCCATTCGATCATCTTCTCTACGCCTCGCCCAAAAGGTTCTCCTCTCGTATCCGGATTCCCTCCTTTCCTCCTTACTTCTCTCTCTCATCTACACCCTCAACAACCGGCCCACCAATGCCTCCATAAGTCTCCTTAACATCTTCCATCTAGACCCTTCATTGGCTCGATCACAGATTGCTCCTGTTCTCTTTGAGGAGCTGTTTTTAGTCCATCTTCTACCAGTTCTTCGATGGTTTAATGAGCAAAGATCAAGGATTTTGTCCTCTTTAACATTGGATTGGGGTTATGATAGTGATGAAAATTCAATAGGTGATGTTTCAATTGTTGTTCCTTGTACGAAGTTGCTGTCAAAGATGAGTGGTGATCAAGCATTGGAGTTGAAGGAGTTAGAAAGCATATACGAGGAGGTTATTGATGAGAATTGCAAAGTTTTTGCCAAGTATTTTAAGGAGGTTGTAACCAACGGTGATGAAAATAGAATGATAACGCCACCATCGGTGATCTTGAAGGAGTTGAGGAAAGTTGATAAATCTGAAGTGAGTGATGAAATTAGCAAGATGGAGGAACTCGGCTTTATGAATGGACGGTACAAT CCAATGTGGACTGAAGGAGAAAGATCTGTTGATTTCCTTAGTTTTAGCGGGGCTAGCAAATCCAAGTATTCTTCACCATCCTATCCTCAAAGGGTCTCTCCAGagaccataaaaaatatcagcTGTAGAAGATCGACAGCATTTCCCACATCGTTAAATTCTGATTCTGAGCCTGAGTTGTCTTTAGAAGACAATATGGCCTCTTCTGgtgcatcttcttcttgttgttcggAATCCGAAGCTGAAATTGAG gaaaacaacagaaaaatgGCATTGTTTGAGCCCACACAAAGcgaaacccaaaaacaaaagcagGCTACCGTTGCAGATTTCAGTAG TACTTCTTCAGAACATTCAATGGCCGATACAGATAGCTCACCTGGCGGAGGAAAACATACCCCTCCCAAGGACTTCGTCTGTCCGATAACAAGTCATATATTTGATGATCCAGTGACTCTTGAGACAGGACAGACTTATGAACGTAGGGCGATCCAAGAATGGCTTGAAAGAGGAAACTCAACATGCCCAATCACACGGCAGAAGTTGAATTGCACCCAGCTACCTAAAACAAACTATGTGCTCAAAAGGCTTATAGCAAGCTGGAAAGAACAGAATCCTGCAGGTATGGTCTCCATTCCACCAGAAACTCAACAGAAGAAGACAGAGCCAAGCTTCATGTCAAAAGAAATTCCTTCAAGTACTTCACCAAATAGTGTCATTATCCAGACCACCATTGATGGCACAATCAGTGAGCTGAGACTTGCCATTACAAATCTTTGTATGTCAGAAATTTTGAATGAGTCCGAAATGGCTGTTCTTCAAATAGAGAGATTTTGGTTGGAGGCAGCCATGGAATTTGATATTCAAAGTATGCTTTCCAAACCTCCCGTTATCAATGGATTTGTGGAGGTCCTTCTCAATTCTGCTGATCCTCTTGTACTGAAAGCAACAATTTTTCTCTTGTCTGAGTTGGGTTCGAGAGACAAAGGTGTAATCCATACACTTACAAGAGTTGATTCTGACGTGGACTGCATTGTGGCCCtcttcaagaagggtttgctGGAGGCTGTTGTTTTGATATATCTATTGAGGCCCCCTACCATGAGCCTACTTGAGATGGACATGGTCGAATCCCTCCTAACAGCCATTAAGAATAAAGAGGATGATATGCTTAAGATGTGTCTGAAACCAAAAACAGCATCAGTGCTTTTATTGGGACAGATCCTTGGTAGCAGTGAAGATAGTATTATTTCTTCAATTGCCAGTGCCATTATCTCAACAAAAGTGATCGAAAGTATTATTGACAGCTTGCAAGCTGAGCAGACGGAGAGGATTGCAGCAGTTGGGATCTTATTGAAATGCATGCTGGAGGATGGGAAATGCAGAAACACCGTTGCGGATAAAGCTGAGTTAGCCCCTGTTTTGGACAGCTTCATGAGTGCAAGTGATGGCGAGAGATTTGAGATTGTTCAGTTCCTCTATGAATTAGTCAAATTAAACAG GAGGACATTCAATGAGCAAATTCTTCACATCATTAAGGATGAAGGGGAATTTTGTTCAATGCACATCTTCCTAAGTTATTTACAGGTTACTCTTCCAGATCAGTCTCCTGTAGTGGCTGGTCTCCTGCTCCAACTTGATCTTCTG GTTGAGCCGAGAAAGATGAGTATATATCGTGAAGAAGCAATAGAGAGCCTCATTTCAAGCCTCAGGAATTCTGAATTTCCTGCTGCTCAAATAGCAGCTGCGGAGACGATTGTGTCATTGCAAGGGAGGTTCACTGTCTCTGGAAAGTCCCTAACCCGAGCTTTTCTTCTGAAACAAGCTGGACATggaaaaatttacaaaaatcttATGCGAATGGAGCAACTCGGAAAACTTTCtggagaaattgaagaaaacttg GAAGAAGAGAAGGCAGCTGAAGAATGGGAAAGAAAAATGGCCTTTGCTCTAGTAAGCTATGAGTTTGGTCTCCTCTTTGAAGCTTTAGCAGAAGGCATGAGGAGTAGATGTGCAGAGTTACGTTCAGCATGCTTTGTGTCAGCAACTTGGCTTGTACATATGCTTGGCATTCTTCCAGACACAGGGATACGAGCAGCAGCTCGAGTTTGCTTTCTCAAGCTCCTCATTGAAATATTCACGTCTTCGAAGGACATTGAACACAAAGTCCTTTCATTGGTGGCTCTAAACAGCTTCATCAAGGACCCTG AGGGGCTGCATGACCTTACTTCATCCATGAAAGATATTAAGAAAGATCTGAGAGAGCTTAGAAAATCTTCATCCTTGGCAGTTGAAATTCTAAAAGTTCTCTCAGCTGGCCATGACTCTAGTATTGCT GAATTATGGACTCATAATGAATTAGTTCAAGTAGATTGCAGTGGGAATGGAGAAGTGCTTTCAATTACTTTCTACAATGACAAGATATTTTCTGGACATTCAGATGGAACTATAAAG GTTTGGACTGGTAAAGGTAGCATTCTTCATCTCATCCAAGAAATTCGAGAACACACCAAGGCTGTCACTAGCTTGGCAGTATTACAGCCGGGAGAGAAATTATACAGTGGTTCACTGGATAGAACTGCAAGG GTATGGTCTATTGGCAACGAATCTTTGACTTGTGTACAAGTACATGATATGAAGGACCAGGTTCATAATTTAGTGGTAGCCAATGGAATTTGTTGCTTCATTCCACAAGGAGCTGGTGTCAAG GTTCACTCATGGAATGGAGGATCCAAATTATTGAATCCAAATAAATATGTAAAGTGCTTGTCTCTAGTACATGGAAAACTATACTGTGGATGCCAAGACAGTAGTATTCAG TGA